From Macaca mulatta isolate MMU2019108-1 chromosome 3, T2T-MMU8v2.0, whole genome shotgun sequence, the proteins below share one genomic window:
- the LFNG gene encoding beta-1,3-N-acetylglucosaminyltransferase lunatic fringe isoform X2 produces the protein MLKRCGRRLLLALAGALLACLLVLTADPPPPPLPAERGRRPLRSLAGPAGAAPAPGLGAAAAAPGALAREVHSLSEYFSLLTRARRDAGPPPGASPRPADSHPRPLAEPLAPRDVFIAVKTTKKFHRARLDLLLETWISRHKEMTFIFTDGEDEALARHTGNVVITNCSAAHSRQALSCKMAVEYDHFIESGRKWFCHVDDDNYVNLRALLRLLASYPHTRDIYIGKPSLDRPIQATERVSENKVRPVHFWFATGGAGFCISRGLALKMSPWASGGHFMNTAERIRLPDDCTIGYIVEALLGVPLIRSGLFHSHLENLQQVTLSYGMFENKRNAVHVKGPFSVEADPSRFRSIHCHLYPDTPWCPRTAIF, from the exons ATGCTCAAGCGCTGCGGCCGGCGCCTGCTGCTGGCGCTGGCTGGCGCGCTGCTCGCCTGCCTGCTAGTGCTCACTGCGGATCCGCCGCCGCCCCCGCTGCCCGCCGAGCGAGGCCGGCGCCCGCTGCGCAGCCTGGCGGGCCCCGCAGGGGCTGCCCCGGCGCCTGGGctgggggcggcggcggcggcgcccgGGGCGCTGGCCCGCGAGGTGCACAGTCTGTCCGAGTACTTCAGCCTGCTCACTCGCGCGCGCAGAGACGCGGGCCCGCCCCCCGGGGCCTCCCCCCGCCCCGCCGACAGCCACCCGCGTCCCCTGGCCGAGCCGCTCGCGCCCCGAGACGTCTTCATCGCTGTCAAGACCACCAAAAAGTTCCACCGCGCGCGCCTCGACCTGCTGCTGGAGACCTGGATCTCGCGCCACAAGGAGATG ACATTCATCTTCACTGACGGGGAAGATGAGGCCCTGGCCAGGCACACGG GCAATGTGGTCATCACGAACTGCTCGGCTGCCCACAGCCGCCAGGCGCTGTCCTGCAAGATGGCCGTGGAGTATGACCACTTCATCGAGTCCGGCAGGAA GTGGTTCTGCCACGTGGACGATGACAACTACGTCAACCTGCGGGCCCTGCTGCGGCTGCTGGCCAGCTACCCGCACACGCGGGACATCTACATCGGCAAGCCCAGCCTGGACAGGCCCATCCAGGCCACGGAACGGGTCAGCGAGAACAAGGTG cGTCCTGTCCACTTCTGGTTTGCCACGGGCGGCGCTGGCTTCTGCATCAGTCGTGGGCTGGCTCTGAAGATGAGCCCGTGGGCCAG CGGGGGTCACTTCATGAACACTGCCGAGCGGATCCGGCTGCCTGATGACTGCACCATTGGCTACATCGTGGAGGCCCTGCTGGGCGTGCCGCTCATCCGCAGCGGCCTCTTCCACTCCCACCTGGAGAACCTGCAGCAG GTGACACTGAGCTACGGTATGTTTGAAAACAAGCGGAATGCCGTCCACGTGAAGGGGCCTTTCTCAGTGGAGGCCGACCCATCCAG GTTCCGCTCCATCCACTGCCACCTGTACCCGGACACACCCTGGTGTCCCCGAACTGCCATCTTCTAG
- the LFNG gene encoding beta-1,3-N-acetylglucosaminyltransferase lunatic fringe isoform X1, translating to MLKRCGRRLLLALAGALLACLLVLTADPPPPPLPAERGRRPLRSLAGPAGAAPAPGLGAAAAAPGALAREVHSLSEYFSLLTRARRDAGPPPGASPRPADSHPRPLAEPLAPRDVFIAVKTTKKFHRARLDLLLETWISRHKEMTFIFTDGEDEALARHTGNVVITNCSAAHSRQALSCKMAVEYDHFIESGRKWFCHVDDDNYVNLRALLRLLASYPHTRDIYIGKPSLDRPIQATERVSENKVRPVHFWFATGGAGFCISRGLALKMSPWASGGHFMNTAERIRLPDDCTIGYIVEALLGVPLIRSGLFHSHLENLQQVLTSELHEQVTLSYGMFENKRNAVHVKGPFSVEADPSRFRSIHCHLYPDTPWCPRTAIF from the exons ATGCTCAAGCGCTGCGGCCGGCGCCTGCTGCTGGCGCTGGCTGGCGCGCTGCTCGCCTGCCTGCTAGTGCTCACTGCGGATCCGCCGCCGCCCCCGCTGCCCGCCGAGCGAGGCCGGCGCCCGCTGCGCAGCCTGGCGGGCCCCGCAGGGGCTGCCCCGGCGCCTGGGctgggggcggcggcggcggcgcccgGGGCGCTGGCCCGCGAGGTGCACAGTCTGTCCGAGTACTTCAGCCTGCTCACTCGCGCGCGCAGAGACGCGGGCCCGCCCCCCGGGGCCTCCCCCCGCCCCGCCGACAGCCACCCGCGTCCCCTGGCCGAGCCGCTCGCGCCCCGAGACGTCTTCATCGCTGTCAAGACCACCAAAAAGTTCCACCGCGCGCGCCTCGACCTGCTGCTGGAGACCTGGATCTCGCGCCACAAGGAGATG ACATTCATCTTCACTGACGGGGAAGATGAGGCCCTGGCCAGGCACACGG GCAATGTGGTCATCACGAACTGCTCGGCTGCCCACAGCCGCCAGGCGCTGTCCTGCAAGATGGCCGTGGAGTATGACCACTTCATCGAGTCCGGCAGGAA GTGGTTCTGCCACGTGGACGATGACAACTACGTCAACCTGCGGGCCCTGCTGCGGCTGCTGGCCAGCTACCCGCACACGCGGGACATCTACATCGGCAAGCCCAGCCTGGACAGGCCCATCCAGGCCACGGAACGGGTCAGCGAGAACAAGGTG cGTCCTGTCCACTTCTGGTTTGCCACGGGCGGCGCTGGCTTCTGCATCAGTCGTGGGCTGGCTCTGAAGATGAGCCCGTGGGCCAG CGGGGGTCACTTCATGAACACTGCCGAGCGGATCCGGCTGCCTGATGACTGCACCATTGGCTACATCGTGGAGGCCCTGCTGGGCGTGCCGCTCATCCGCAGCGGCCTCTTCCACTCCCACCTGGAGAACCTGCAGCAGGTGCTCACCTCAGAGCTCCACGAGCAG GTGACACTGAGCTACGGTATGTTTGAAAACAAGCGGAATGCCGTCCACGTGAAGGGGCCTTTCTCAGTGGAGGCCGACCCATCCAG GTTCCGCTCCATCCACTGCCACCTGTACCCGGACACACCCTGGTGTCCCCGAACTGCCATCTTCTAG